From a single Novipirellula caenicola genomic region:
- the pstS gene encoding phosphate ABC transporter substrate-binding protein PstS: MNKTAFRFCCLTALTVLVGCNASSTSSSSPGGDSGSAAQNIKLQGSGASFPAPLYGRWFKEYSAATEGVKVDYQAKGSGGGIKDFIGHTVDFAASDAAMNDSEIAQVDDGVVLLPMTAGSVVLAYNLPKLKKPLVLSRDAYSKIFLGKIAKWNDEAITATNEGVDLPDLPVTVVRRADSSGTTFVFTNHLSAISKEFADGPGVGKSVSWPESDKFIAAPKNDGVTATIMQTPGAIGYVEFGFADQAKLPMATLQNAAGKFIEPTLENATAALAGVEMPEDLRAWLPDPTGDNAYPIVSYTWLLCYEKYEDSSKAAALKSLVKWCLHQGQESSAEMGYIPLPENVVATVTEKLESIQ; the protein is encoded by the coding sequence GTGAACAAAACAGCGTTTCGCTTTTGTTGTCTCACCGCCCTCACGGTTTTGGTCGGTTGCAACGCTTCGAGCACATCGAGTTCCTCGCCCGGCGGTGACTCTGGTTCGGCAGCCCAGAACATCAAATTGCAAGGCTCTGGGGCGAGTTTCCCTGCTCCGCTGTATGGTCGTTGGTTCAAAGAGTACAGTGCCGCGACCGAAGGCGTGAAGGTGGATTACCAAGCCAAGGGAAGTGGCGGCGGGATCAAGGATTTCATTGGTCACACGGTTGATTTTGCAGCCAGTGACGCGGCGATGAACGACAGCGAAATCGCTCAAGTCGACGACGGCGTGGTATTGCTGCCGATGACCGCCGGTAGCGTGGTGTTGGCTTACAACCTGCCAAAGTTGAAGAAGCCTTTGGTGCTGTCGCGAGACGCCTACAGCAAGATCTTCTTGGGCAAAATTGCCAAGTGGAATGACGAGGCGATCACCGCGACCAACGAAGGAGTGGATCTTCCTGATTTGCCCGTCACGGTCGTCCGGCGTGCGGACAGCAGCGGAACCACGTTTGTGTTCACCAACCATCTTAGTGCCATCAGCAAGGAGTTCGCAGACGGCCCCGGCGTTGGGAAATCGGTCAGTTGGCCCGAGAGCGATAAGTTTATCGCCGCACCGAAAAACGATGGCGTCACCGCAACCATCATGCAAACCCCTGGTGCGATCGGCTATGTCGAGTTCGGTTTCGCCGATCAAGCCAAGCTGCCAATGGCGACCTTGCAGAACGCTGCAGGAAAATTCATCGAGCCCACGCTCGAAAACGCAACCGCAGCTTTGGCAGGCGTTGAGATGCCCGAAGATTTGCGTGCTTGGTTGCCAGACCCTACCGGCGATAACGCGTACCCGATTGTTAGTTACACATGGCTGCTGTGCTACGAAAAGTACGAGGATTCATCCAAAGCCGCGGCGCTGAAGAGTCTTGTCAAATGGTGTTTGCATCAGGGGCAAGAGTCGAGTGCGGAAATGGGATACATCCCGCTGCCGGAAAACGTCGTCGCAACAGTGACTGAAAAACTAGAGAGCATCCAATAG
- the flgK gene encoding flagellar hook-associated protein FlgK translates to MGLLGTIQQSKGALDAAQIGLQVVGNNVANANTPGYIRQELQQASAVAVREGNLISGHGVRPTGIVQVVDEALFERMIDAKTALAGAESLESAYAQLEELSTDLDNTGLSQQFSLFNNAVHELSTQPGDASLREFVILQGQTLAENIRNVRSKATDRQQAWDGDLKDAASDINRLTQRIAELNLEIATIEGGGLINSDATGLRDQRYSYLEELASYVDLNIQEQPSGAVSVFVGGDYLVNDGISRDVYSHYSEEFEAQEIRIIETDSPLDATGGQVGAIVKARDEVFGDYITGIDRMASALIRSVNEVHSQGQGREGFQELLSSVRSDAFVPLDQAGLPWTPTNGTFDMNLVDASGDVISTHRIKVRNLGDVTDSTVNSIVADIDAIDGISASVTSSGQIEILSDSPTSSFTFGEDTSGFLAAAGINTFFVGRNAVDINVNDTLKNDSDFLAISAGGIGEDTDVLSSMLDLVDRPMSELEGRSIRGIYESTIATMAQKISLQGSEADGLRDFYATLQSQHLAITGVNIDEESIKLIAYQRAFQASSRVIATATEMLDILMTL, encoded by the coding sequence ATGGGCCTTCTCGGCACGATCCAGCAATCCAAAGGCGCACTCGATGCGGCCCAAATCGGCCTTCAGGTCGTGGGCAACAACGTCGCCAATGCGAATACTCCTGGCTATATTCGCCAGGAGCTGCAGCAGGCGTCTGCGGTAGCCGTTCGCGAGGGCAACTTGATCTCCGGGCACGGAGTTCGCCCCACGGGCATCGTCCAAGTCGTTGACGAAGCGCTGTTCGAGCGGATGATCGACGCCAAAACCGCGTTGGCCGGAGCCGAATCGCTCGAAAGTGCCTATGCTCAACTCGAAGAGCTCTCGACCGACCTGGACAATACGGGGCTGAGCCAGCAGTTTTCGTTGTTTAACAACGCGGTTCATGAATTATCGACCCAACCGGGGGACGCCTCGCTCCGTGAATTTGTGATTTTGCAGGGCCAGACGTTAGCGGAAAATATTCGCAACGTTCGCAGCAAAGCGACCGATCGCCAACAAGCTTGGGATGGCGATCTAAAGGACGCTGCTAGCGACATCAATCGTTTGACCCAACGCATTGCTGAGCTGAATCTCGAGATTGCCACGATCGAAGGGGGCGGGCTAATCAATAGCGACGCCACCGGGCTAAGAGATCAGCGATACAGCTATCTCGAAGAACTTGCGTCCTATGTCGATTTGAATATCCAGGAACAGCCAAGCGGAGCCGTTTCGGTATTTGTAGGGGGCGATTACCTCGTCAACGACGGAATCAGCCGCGACGTCTATAGCCATTACAGCGAGGAGTTCGAGGCCCAGGAAATCCGGATCATCGAAACCGATTCGCCGCTCGATGCGACCGGCGGTCAAGTTGGCGCGATTGTCAAAGCACGCGATGAAGTCTTTGGTGACTACATCACCGGGATCGACCGTATGGCTTCGGCGTTGATTCGCAGTGTCAACGAAGTGCACTCGCAGGGACAAGGTCGAGAAGGGTTTCAGGAATTGCTTTCCAGCGTCCGATCAGACGCCTTTGTACCGCTGGATCAGGCCGGTTTGCCGTGGACGCCCACCAACGGCACCTTTGACATGAACCTGGTCGATGCATCGGGCGATGTGATCTCGACTCACCGAATCAAAGTAAGAAATCTAGGCGATGTCACCGATTCGACAGTCAATTCAATCGTCGCCGATATTGATGCGATTGATGGTATTTCGGCCAGCGTGACCAGCAGCGGGCAAATCGAAATCCTGTCCGACTCGCCAACGTCGTCGTTTACGTTCGGAGAAGACACCAGTGGTTTCTTGGCGGCTGCTGGCATCAATACTTTCTTTGTCGGTCGCAATGCCGTTGATATCAATGTCAACGACACGCTGAAAAACGACAGCGATTTTCTCGCGATCAGCGCAGGCGGTATCGGCGAAGACACCGACGTGTTGTCCAGCATGTTGGACTTGGTGGACCGGCCGATGTCGGAGCTCGAAGGTCGATCGATTCGAGGGATCTATGAATCGACCATCGCCACCATGGCTCAGAAGATTAGCTTGCAAGGAAGTGAGGCCGATGGTCTTCGCGACTTTTATGCCACGCTTCAAAGCCAGCATCTTGCCATCACCGGGGTCAATATCGATGAGGAATCAATCAAGCTGATTGCCTACCAGCGCGCGTTTCAAGCTTCGTCGCGAGTGATCGCGACCGCCACCGAAATGCTCGACATCTTGATGACGCTGTAG